A part of Agromyces protaetiae genomic DNA contains:
- a CDS encoding DNA polymerase Y family protein encodes MPRLARVRREPRGGIVRENPVALIEAGLVHSCSPSARAEGVARGIRLREAQLRCPALVVLPYDAALDARAFEPVVRAIEAAVPGVQLVRPGTLAMRARGPVRYYGGEEAAARALLATAAEAGVEAAQVGIADGPFAAEQAARGTRSGEAVGIVPAETSAAFLAPLPVRLVADARTATLLNRLGVRTLGEFAALPEADVRRRFGAAGAFAHDLAAGREATRVVPRTPPPEFAVEQEFEPPLDRVDQLAFAFRVRADEFVDRLRASRLVCTALRIDLDDERGGHSSRAWLHPRWFTAADVVDRLRWQLQGAASAEAGLASPVVRVRVVPERVDSTGDHEDGLWGGGPDERIHHGLTRVQSLLGHDAVVTAAIGGGRMLADRQVLVPWGDRAPTASTAPWPGSLPTLAPASVFRERPAVRLLDAAGESVAIDARGSVSAPPATFAFAGGAPGPVTAWAGPWPIVERWWDAEHARRVHRFQIVDGEGCAWLLVLGEGGWQAEARYD; translated from the coding sequence GTGCCCCGACTGGCCCGTGTTCGCCGCGAGCCGCGAGGCGGGATTGTCCGAGAGAACCCCGTCGCCCTCATCGAGGCCGGGCTCGTGCACTCGTGTTCGCCGTCGGCTCGCGCCGAAGGGGTCGCACGAGGCATCCGTCTGCGCGAAGCGCAACTGCGGTGCCCCGCGCTCGTCGTGCTCCCCTACGACGCGGCGCTCGACGCACGCGCGTTCGAACCCGTCGTGCGGGCGATCGAGGCGGCGGTGCCCGGCGTGCAACTCGTGCGGCCCGGCACGCTCGCGATGCGGGCGCGCGGGCCCGTGCGGTACTACGGCGGCGAAGAGGCCGCAGCGCGGGCGCTTCTCGCCACAGCGGCAGAGGCCGGGGTCGAAGCGGCGCAGGTCGGCATCGCCGACGGGCCGTTCGCGGCCGAGCAGGCGGCGCGCGGCACGCGCAGCGGCGAGGCCGTGGGCATCGTGCCGGCCGAGACATCCGCCGCGTTCCTGGCCCCGCTGCCCGTGCGCCTCGTCGCCGACGCGCGCACGGCGACCCTGCTCAACCGGCTGGGCGTGCGCACACTCGGCGAGTTCGCAGCGCTGCCCGAGGCCGACGTCCGGCGGCGGTTCGGCGCTGCGGGCGCGTTCGCGCACGATCTCGCCGCGGGGCGCGAGGCGACGCGCGTCGTGCCGCGCACGCCGCCGCCCGAGTTCGCCGTCGAGCAGGAGTTCGAACCGCCGCTCGACCGCGTCGACCAGCTCGCGTTCGCGTTCCGGGTGCGCGCCGACGAGTTCGTCGACCGACTGCGCGCGTCGCGGCTCGTGTGCACGGCGCTGCGGATCGACCTCGACGACGAGCGCGGCGGGCACTCGAGCCGGGCATGGCTGCATCCGCGATGGTTCACGGCCGCCGACGTCGTCGACCGGCTGCGCTGGCAACTCCAGGGGGCGGCGAGCGCCGAAGCGGGGCTGGCCTCCCCCGTCGTGCGCGTGCGCGTCGTGCCCGAGCGCGTCGACTCGACGGGTGACCACGAAGACGGGTTGTGGGGCGGTGGGCCCGATGAGCGCATCCATCACGGGCTCACGCGCGTGCAGAGCCTACTGGGGCACGATGCGGTCGTGACGGCGGCGATCGGCGGCGGCCGCATGCTCGCCGACCGGCAGGTGCTCGTGCCGTGGGGCGACCGGGCGCCCACTGCGTCGACGGCGCCGTGGCCGGGCAGCCTCCCGACGCTCGCTCCTGCGAGCGTGTTCCGCGAGCGACCGGCTGTGCGGCTCCTCGACGCGGCGGGCGAATCGGTCGCGATCGACGCGCGCGGCAGCGTGTCGGCGCCGCCTGCGACGTTCGCGTTCGCGGGCGGAGCACCCGGGCCGGTCACGGCATGGGCGGGTCCGTGGCCGATCGTCGAACGCTGGTGGGACGCCGAGCACGCGAGGCGCGTGCACCGGTTCCAGATCGTCGACGGCGAGGGCTGCGCGTGGCTCCTCGTGCTGGGCGAAGGCGGCTGGCAGGCCGAAGCGAGGTACGACTGA
- a CDS encoding SOS response-associated peptidase, whose protein sequence is MCGRFAISDTPDDLVRVFDVDTVGEGIPGPNWNVRPTDPIPVVLESKKEGPVVRRLEAARWSLVPSFAKELKLPYPTFNARAEGAAKAGAFRASVASKRALIPADGYYEWHTVGKAKTPYFIHEPGGPLAFAGLYSWWRDRSKADDDPDRWHLTATILTTDATGELADIHDRIPVIVPPEFWSTWLDPDTRGDQSLVDAAVAASRPLVPTLDYYEVGPVNGEGPELIRPIER, encoded by the coding sequence ATGTGCGGCCGATTCGCGATCTCCGACACCCCCGACGACCTCGTGCGCGTGTTCGACGTCGATACCGTCGGCGAGGGCATTCCGGGTCCGAACTGGAACGTGCGGCCCACCGACCCGATTCCCGTCGTACTCGAGTCCAAGAAGGAGGGGCCGGTCGTCCGCCGCCTCGAAGCCGCGCGCTGGTCGCTCGTGCCGAGCTTCGCGAAAGAGCTCAAGCTGCCCTATCCGACCTTCAACGCACGCGCAGAGGGCGCCGCGAAGGCCGGCGCCTTCCGGGCCTCGGTCGCGAGCAAACGCGCGCTGATTCCCGCAGACGGGTACTACGAATGGCACACGGTCGGCAAGGCGAAGACGCCCTACTTCATCCACGAACCCGGTGGTCCGCTCGCGTTCGCGGGACTCTACTCGTGGTGGCGCGACCGATCGAAGGCCGACGACGATCCCGACCGCTGGCACCTGACGGCCACGATCTTGACGACCGACGCCACGGGCGAGCTCGCAGACATCCACGATCGCATCCCCGTCATCGTGCCGCCCGAGTTCTGGTCGACGTGGCTCGACCCCGACACCAGGGGCGACCAGTCGCTCGTCGACGCGGCCGTCGCCGCCTCCCGCCCGCTCGTGCCGACGCTCGACTACTACGAGGTGGGGCCGGTCAACGGCGAGGGGCCCGAGCTCATCCGGCCGATCGAGCGCTGA
- a CDS encoding glycosyltransferase, with product MSIVIPTFNEAPNIASLVERIATAVADRFTLASVEVIFVDDSTDDTPEVIKAVAALAPIPVRLIHRTVPAGGLGGAVVEGIRSAEHDWCIVMDGDLQHPPETIPVLVERAVAGDVDVVVASRYTKGGNAEGLANKARTTVSRASTVVTRAMFPRKLHGCSDPMTGFFLIDRTSVDFALLRPRGFKILLEILARRQLRLAEVPFVFGPRAGGESKASFTQGIRFLVQLTMLRFGRMSAFAVVGGVGALANLAIMWMLTGLGVEYLWAAVIASEITIVGNFLLLEYLVFADMRTDSGRMLHRFLKSFTFNNIEAIVRIPVIWLLVEEVRLQSVVAAAVTLAAAFVVRFVFHSLVVYRPHAVADETGARPPETVAVGDPLDDEVREHGMGGA from the coding sequence CTGTCGATCGTGATTCCCACGTTCAACGAGGCCCCGAATATCGCGAGCCTCGTCGAGCGGATCGCGACTGCCGTCGCCGACCGGTTCACACTCGCGTCTGTCGAGGTGATCTTCGTCGACGACTCGACCGACGACACCCCCGAGGTCATCAAGGCGGTCGCTGCACTCGCCCCGATCCCGGTCCGGCTGATCCATCGGACAGTACCCGCCGGAGGCCTCGGCGGGGCGGTCGTCGAGGGCATCAGGTCAGCCGAGCACGACTGGTGCATCGTCATGGACGGCGATCTCCAACACCCTCCCGAGACGATTCCCGTCCTCGTCGAACGTGCCGTCGCGGGTGACGTCGACGTCGTTGTCGCGTCGCGCTACACGAAGGGCGGGAACGCGGAGGGCCTCGCGAACAAGGCTCGGACGACCGTGTCTCGCGCGTCGACCGTTGTCACACGCGCCATGTTCCCTCGCAAGCTCCACGGATGCAGCGACCCCATGACGGGCTTCTTCCTGATCGATCGCACGTCGGTCGATTTCGCTCTTCTCCGCCCGCGCGGATTCAAGATCCTGCTCGAGATCCTCGCGCGCCGGCAGTTGCGACTGGCCGAGGTGCCGTTCGTCTTCGGCCCCCGGGCCGGGGGCGAATCCAAGGCATCATTCACCCAGGGGATCCGGTTTCTCGTCCAGTTGACGATGCTCCGATTCGGACGTATGTCGGCGTTCGCGGTCGTCGGGGGCGTCGGGGCACTCGCGAACCTCGCGATCATGTGGATGCTGACGGGGCTCGGCGTCGAATACCTCTGGGCCGCAGTCATCGCGAGCGAGATCACGATCGTTGGCAACTTCCTATTGCTCGAGTACCTCGTCTTCGCCGACATGCGCACGGATTCCGGACGAATGCTCCATCGATTCCTGAAGTCGTTCACATTCAACAACATCGAGGCGATCGTACGTATCCCGGTGATCTGGCTGCTCGTCGAGGAGGTCCGCCTGCAGAGCGTGGTTGCGGCCGCCGTGACCCTTGCGGCTGCGTTCGTCGTGCGGTTCGTGTTCCACTCCCTCGTCGTCTACCGTCCGCATGCGGTCGCCGACGAAACCGGGGCTCGCCCTCCCGAGACCGTCGCCGTCGGCGATCCGCTCGATGACGAGGTCCGCGAGCACGGGATGGGAGGCGCATGA